The Niastella koreensis GR20-10 genome includes a window with the following:
- a CDS encoding glycoside hydrolase family 43 protein produces the protein MKKIGLLILLFAQLTLVTAQSNRSVYLFSYFKGNGEDGLHLAWSSDGLKWASLKNDSSFLKPTAGKDKLMRDPCVIRGADGLFHMVWTVSWSERTIGYASSKDLIHWSEQQNVPVMEHEPTAINCWAPEIFYDEASKQYMIYWATTIPGRFPKGDTASDKNHRIYYVTTKDFKTYSQAAVLYDQGFNVIDATIQMNGNQYVMFLKDETRYPPQKNLRTATSTTLTGGYSAPSKPITGNYWAEGPTVLKKGNQWIVYFDKYRDHKYGAVTSTDLVHWTEISDLLEMPKGIRHGTVVTITKQELDKLLKEK, from the coding sequence ATGAAAAAGATTGGCTTGCTAATACTCCTCTTTGCCCAATTAACGCTCGTTACTGCACAAAGCAACAGATCCGTATACCTCTTTAGTTACTTCAAAGGCAATGGTGAAGATGGTTTGCACCTGGCCTGGAGTTCCGACGGTTTAAAATGGGCCTCATTGAAAAATGACAGTTCCTTTTTAAAGCCCACCGCCGGAAAGGATAAACTCATGCGCGACCCATGCGTGATCCGCGGGGCAGACGGGCTTTTCCACATGGTTTGGACGGTAAGCTGGAGCGAAAGGACTATCGGGTATGCTTCTTCCAAAGACCTCATTCACTGGAGCGAGCAACAGAATGTTCCCGTGATGGAACACGAGCCAACCGCGATCAATTGCTGGGCGCCCGAGATCTTTTACGATGAGGCCAGCAAACAATACATGATCTATTGGGCCACTACCATTCCCGGCCGTTTTCCAAAAGGTGATACCGCCAGCGACAAAAATCACCGCATTTATTATGTAACCACCAAAGACTTTAAAACCTATAGCCAGGCGGCTGTTTTATACGACCAGGGTTTTAACGTAATTGACGCTACCATTCAAATGAATGGCAACCAGTACGTGATGTTCCTGAAAGATGAAACCCGCTATCCGCCGCAGAAGAATCTGCGTACTGCTACCAGCACCACGCTCACCGGCGGTTACAGCGCACCTTCCAAACCCATCACAGGCAATTACTGGGCAGAAGGGCCTACCGTGCTGAAAAAGGGCAACCAATGGATCGTATACTTTGATAAATACCGCGATCATAAATATGGCGCCGTAACCAGTACCGACCTGGTTCACTGGACAGAAATCTCCGACCTGCTGGAAATGCCAAAGGGGATCAGGCATGGAACGGTAGTTACCATTACAAAGCAGGAGTTGGATAAACTACTAAAGGAGAAGTAA
- the yiaK gene encoding 3-dehydro-L-gulonate 2-dehydrogenase, with product MSNPTITIPAAEMLQLFNAILLKQGFTPEKARQCAEVFTNNSIDGVYTHGVNRFPRFVEYIQKGYININAEPTLKHQWGGVQQWDGNLGPGPLNAMHATNNAMQLAQQHGIGCVALANTNHWMRGGTYGWQAAKAGFVFIGWTNTTALMPAWGAVDNKLGNNPLVMALPYEQEAIVLDMAMSQYSFGALELADMKKEQLPVYGGFDVNGQLTTDPGAVRASRRPLPIGYWKGAGLALLLDVLAAVLSGGLPVHEVTQQKTEMAVSQVFIAIDTSKLGNHAAIAQVVRNIIADYHRSTPDNNKAITFPGERVLQTRQRNGQQGIPVVKEVWAAVNALNQ from the coding sequence ATGAGCAACCCAACCATTACTATCCCCGCAGCAGAAATGCTGCAATTGTTTAATGCCATCCTGTTAAAGCAGGGATTTACGCCCGAAAAGGCCCGGCAATGTGCTGAGGTATTCACCAACAACAGTATCGATGGGGTATACACGCATGGGGTGAACCGCTTTCCCCGCTTTGTTGAATACATTCAGAAAGGATATATAAATATAAATGCAGAACCTACTCTTAAACACCAGTGGGGCGGGGTACAGCAATGGGATGGTAACCTGGGGCCCGGTCCGTTAAATGCCATGCATGCCACCAACAACGCTATGCAGCTGGCCCAACAACACGGCATTGGTTGCGTGGCCCTGGCCAACACCAATCACTGGATGCGGGGTGGTACCTATGGCTGGCAGGCGGCCAAAGCCGGTTTTGTTTTTATTGGCTGGACGAACACCACCGCCCTGATGCCTGCCTGGGGTGCAGTTGACAATAAATTGGGGAATAACCCGCTGGTAATGGCATTGCCCTACGAACAGGAAGCCATTGTACTGGACATGGCCATGTCGCAATATTCGTTTGGAGCGCTGGAACTGGCAGATATGAAAAAGGAACAGCTACCGGTATACGGTGGCTTCGACGTCAACGGACAACTCACAACCGATCCCGGCGCCGTCCGTGCCTCGCGCCGGCCCCTGCCCATTGGCTATTGGAAAGGCGCGGGGTTGGCCTTGCTGCTGGATGTACTGGCGGCCGTATTATCGGGCGGATTACCGGTACATGAGGTAACCCAACAAAAAACAGAGATGGCCGTGTCGCAGGTATTTATTGCTATTGACACCAGCAAGCTCGGCAACCATGCCGCTATTGCGCAGGTGGTCAGGAACATTATTGCCGATTACCATCGGTCCACACCTGATAACAATAAGGCCATTACCTTCCCCGGGGAGCGGGTGTTGCAAACCCGGCAGCGGAACGGGCAACAGGGCATTCCGGTGGTGAAGGAAGTATGGGCAGCGGTGAATGCCTTGAATCAATAG
- a CDS encoding sensor histidine kinase yields the protein MKMNNISPESLQLLVLTVQELSQARDLDTVMQIVRTTARKLTGADGATFVLKEGNKCYYADEDAISPLWKGSRFPIDSCVSGWAMLNRKPAVVEDIYADGRIPADAYRPTFVKSLAMVPIRTIDPIGAIGNYWATQRQPTEEEVWLLQSLADITAVTIENVYVYAELEQRVKERTQQLEAINKDLEAFSYTVSHDLRAPLRTITNFSDMLLEKHGNDLPDDGKRIAGKIIDGGKRMSNLIDHLLVFFRNGKREIRKQQVSMQTIVNNITHDIKEQETSREIDFIVHELPSVTADETLINEVWMNLISNAVKYTTGKQKALIEIGARKTDDETVYHVKDNGAGFDMEYYDKLFMVFQRLHTSKEFEGTGVGLATVQRIVNRHGGKIWAEGKVNEGATFYFSLPNLMH from the coding sequence ATGAAAATGAATAACATTTCCCCTGAGAGTCTTCAATTACTGGTGTTGACCGTGCAGGAATTATCGCAGGCCCGCGACCTGGATACCGTTATGCAAATAGTACGCACCACCGCCCGAAAGCTTACCGGGGCCGATGGCGCTACGTTTGTTTTGAAGGAGGGGAATAAATGTTATTATGCCGATGAGGATGCTATTTCGCCCTTATGGAAAGGTAGCCGGTTCCCCATTGATTCCTGCGTTAGTGGTTGGGCCATGCTGAACCGGAAACCGGCGGTTGTGGAAGATATTTATGCCGACGGCCGTATTCCCGCCGATGCCTATCGGCCCACTTTTGTAAAAAGCCTGGCCATGGTACCTATCAGGACCATCGACCCTATTGGCGCCATTGGTAATTACTGGGCTACCCAACGGCAACCCACTGAAGAAGAAGTATGGTTGTTACAATCCCTGGCCGATATTACCGCTGTTACCATAGAGAACGTATATGTATACGCCGAACTGGAACAACGGGTAAAAGAGCGCACCCAACAACTGGAAGCTATCAACAAAGACCTGGAAGCCTTCTCGTATACCGTTTCCCATGACCTTCGAGCACCACTCAGAACCATTACCAACTTCTCTGACATGCTGCTGGAAAAGCATGGGAATGACCTGCCGGATGATGGAAAACGAATAGCCGGTAAGATCATCGATGGCGGCAAAAGGATGTCGAATCTCATCGATCACCTGTTGGTGTTTTTCAGGAATGGGAAAAGAGAGATCCGCAAACAGCAGGTGTCTATGCAAACAATTGTGAACAATATTACGCACGATATAAAGGAACAGGAAACCAGCCGGGAGATCGATTTTATTGTACACGAATTACCGTCAGTCACGGCCGACGAAACCCTTATTAATGAAGTGTGGATGAACCTGATCTCCAATGCGGTTAAATATACCACCGGTAAACAAAAGGCATTGATCGAGATTGGCGCCCGGAAAACCGATGATGAAACTGTGTACCATGTAAAAGATAACGGCGCTGGTTTTGACATGGAATACTATGATAAATTATTCATGGTTTTTCAACGGCTTCATACATCTAAAGAATTTGAAGGCACCGGGGTTGGCCTCGCCACCGTGCAACGGATCGTAAACCGCCATGGCGGTAAAATCTGGGCGGAAGGCAAGGTGAATGAAGGGGCTACCTTTTATTTTTCGCTGCCGAATTTAATGCATTGA